Proteins encoded in a region of the Cytobacillus pseudoceanisediminis genome:
- a CDS encoding ABC transporter permease — MYGLQSVKSEPAEVSYGLEGVNTNIETMGVNPEYYGLKEIKPEEGDTADFSQSAYNRSIAMLMNLSLWMLPIICMILGGSSIIADKENGRLSLYRTYHESSGYYLISKFLSLVLSLFFVIGLSYGLFGFIYSLAGSSFAAHIFQVFLLVNMFLILVFSAVSLLIGAISKSRMQGLSAAIIFWIIMVFVYEFIIFSVTGWIPYSLKQISLFFLILLNPVESVRVWSISKLNSEYVFGPEYLMIEKWGANGSLTLALTLSIILIIFITFITSARLLTKRGV, encoded by the coding sequence TTGTATGGTCTTCAATCTGTCAAATCAGAACCCGCTGAAGTTTCATATGGACTGGAAGGTGTGAATACCAATATCGAAACCATGGGTGTTAACCCGGAATATTACGGCCTCAAAGAAATAAAGCCGGAAGAGGGGGATACGGCCGATTTTAGCCAGTCTGCCTACAATCGTTCAATTGCCATGCTGATGAATCTTTCTCTTTGGATGCTGCCCATTATATGTATGATCCTTGGCGGCAGTTCCATTATTGCCGATAAAGAAAATGGAAGATTATCCTTATACAGAACCTATCATGAATCTTCAGGATATTACCTGATCAGCAAATTCCTTTCTTTGGTTCTCTCATTATTCTTTGTGATAGGCCTATCATATGGTCTCTTCGGCTTCATTTACTCTTTGGCGGGCAGTTCCTTTGCAGCACATATTTTTCAAGTATTTTTATTGGTTAATATGTTTTTAATCCTTGTATTCTCAGCAGTATCTTTACTGATAGGAGCAATTTCCAAATCAAGGATGCAAGGACTGTCAGCAGCAATCATTTTCTGGATCATTATGGTGTTTGTATATGAATTCATCATCTTTTCAGTCACCGGGTGGATTCCTTATTCATTGAAGCAAATCAGTCTATTCTTTTTAATCCTTCTAAACCCTGTGGAATCTGTTCGCGTCTGGTCGATTTCAAAACTGAATTCCGAATATGTATTTGGTCCGGAATACTTAATGATCGAGAAGTGGGGAGCAAATGGATCTCTCACACTTGCCCTGACATTATCCATTATCCTCATTATTTTTATAACTTTCATAACATCAGCCCGGCTTTTAACGAAGAGAGGTGTGTAA
- a CDS encoding multicopper oxidase domain-containing protein has protein sequence MKKGVKYLLTSAIGIGLISGCSQGASPESSLQPEEKVLAAVTAQPEAIAPHKDLNQEPIPLKIDRVGPKEVNVEMTSQITDIEIDKGKFYKAWTFNGEAPGPVVVVNEGDTLNFTLKNMDPAIPHSMDFHAVHAAPSKDFSNVQPDETGTFSYPANKPGVFMYHCGTSPVLSHIANGMHGTIIVKPKDGYPTDKEIDREYTIIQNEWYKYNDLEDFTNGVPSHVVFSTKALKKGDPNTNGDTFTLKDNPLLAKVGDKVRIYINNVGPNEVSSFHVVGTVFDDVYIDGNPYNRYKGLQTVMLPASGGAVVEFTVTKAGSYPIVTHQFNHAQKGAVAILKVTETGQDDGKATMSH, from the coding sequence ATGAAAAAAGGAGTAAAATATCTGCTTACTTCGGCTATAGGCATAGGGTTAATATCGGGATGCAGCCAGGGGGCATCACCGGAAAGTTCCCTTCAGCCTGAGGAAAAGGTTCTGGCAGCAGTAACAGCTCAGCCCGAGGCAATCGCACCGCATAAAGACTTAAATCAGGAGCCCATTCCATTGAAAATTGATAGAGTCGGGCCAAAAGAAGTAAATGTAGAAATGACTTCCCAAATCACGGATATTGAAATCGACAAAGGCAAATTCTATAAAGCATGGACGTTTAATGGTGAAGCGCCAGGTCCTGTAGTTGTCGTTAATGAAGGGGACACACTCAATTTCACCTTAAAAAACATGGATCCGGCAATACCGCACAGCATGGACTTTCACGCTGTACACGCAGCTCCTTCAAAAGACTTCTCCAACGTTCAGCCAGATGAAACGGGAACATTCAGTTATCCTGCAAATAAACCAGGAGTGTTTATGTATCATTGCGGAACTTCACCGGTATTATCACATATAGCAAATGGAATGCACGGAACTATAATTGTAAAGCCTAAAGACGGCTATCCGACTGATAAAGAGATTGATAGAGAATATACAATTATTCAAAACGAGTGGTATAAGTACAACGATCTGGAGGATTTTACAAACGGCGTTCCCAGTCATGTGGTTTTCTCCACAAAAGCTTTAAAAAAAGGAGACCCTAATACTAATGGGGATACGTTCACACTTAAGGATAATCCGCTTCTGGCTAAAGTAGGGGATAAGGTGAGGATATATATAAATAATGTAGGGCCAAATGAAGTTAGCTCTTTCCATGTGGTGGGTACTGTGTTCGATGATGTTTACATTGATGGCAACCCTTATAACCGCTATAAAGGTCTCCAAACGGTCATGCTCCCGGCAAGCGGCGGTGCAGTAGTGGAATTTACAGTTACCAAGGCAGGCAGCTATCCAATTGTTACTCATCAGTTTAACCATGCACAAAAAGGAGCCGTCGCCATCCTGAAGGTAACTGAGACCGGACAAGACGACGGTAAGGCTACAATGAGCCATTAA
- a CDS encoding TolB domain-containing protein, with product MQAAFIRNGYLWLKTGNIEEQITADPAKFNHTPKWSYDGQWLLYEKEAKELPSIEKSTEIWVYNVKAKKHIKIFQGGGNAKWAPSDNKIAFTSNSVLNISDLKEFHNVALGVDDFNWYPDGKGFIVSSSAVLRPDGWTSPILYKVQLPNDLEKLNLTDYVEPLFTIPKEIGNGKASIMSINATTFKFSPDGKWISFIVNPTASWSMDSDMVCVISANGKNFEVLDEMILHLDVPKWAPGRNLLGYIAGGGRIVMGFKNKKLKVTELPAFKTMNLTPAKSAEMGFTWVDNERLVASRVDESEWSNDPQRRPEPTLCLIQLNKTQQTRITYPKKTIGDYEPLYIKDARKLIWVRKKLAQQKGDLWIADLNGKNAKVWAKDVEQYSFYVK from the coding sequence GTGCAGGCAGCTTTTATACGCAATGGCTATTTGTGGTTAAAAACAGGAAATATCGAAGAACAGATTACAGCTGACCCTGCTAAGTTCAATCATACGCCAAAGTGGTCCTATGACGGACAATGGCTTTTATATGAAAAGGAAGCGAAAGAACTGCCTTCGATTGAAAAAAGCACTGAGATATGGGTATACAATGTAAAGGCAAAAAAGCATATAAAGATCTTTCAAGGTGGCGGGAATGCTAAATGGGCACCGTCCGATAATAAGATTGCTTTTACCAGCAACAGTGTTTTAAATATTTCAGATTTGAAAGAATTCCATAACGTAGCTTTAGGAGTAGATGATTTTAATTGGTATCCTGACGGAAAAGGCTTTATTGTGTCTTCAAGCGCTGTCTTAAGGCCTGATGGCTGGACAAGTCCCATCCTATATAAGGTTCAGCTGCCGAACGATCTTGAAAAGCTAAATTTGACCGATTACGTTGAACCTCTTTTCACGATTCCTAAGGAAATTGGCAACGGCAAAGCTTCCATTATGTCCATTAATGCAACCACATTTAAATTTTCACCAGATGGAAAATGGATCTCATTCATTGTTAATCCAACTGCATCATGGTCCATGGACAGTGATATGGTCTGTGTCATCTCTGCAAATGGAAAAAATTTTGAAGTTCTTGATGAGATGATCCTTCATTTGGACGTCCCTAAATGGGCACCCGGCAGAAATTTATTGGGCTATATTGCTGGCGGGGGCAGAATTGTGATGGGCTTTAAAAACAAAAAATTGAAGGTGACTGAATTGCCTGCTTTTAAAACCATGAACCTTACACCAGCAAAATCTGCGGAAATGGGCTTTACCTGGGTGGATAATGAGAGGCTGGTTGCATCACGGGTGGATGAAAGTGAATGGTCCAATGATCCTCAGAGGCGGCCCGAACCAACACTTTGTTTGATTCAGCTAAACAAGACCCAGCAAACCAGAATTACCTATCCCAAAAAAACAATTGGGGATTATGAACCTCTTTATATTAAGGATGCCCGTAAATTAATATGGGTCCGAAAAAAGCTTGCCCAGCAAAAAGGAGATTTATGGATTGCAGATCTCAACGGTAAAAATGCGAAGGTGTGGGCAAAGGATGTTGAACAATATTCGTTTTATGTAAAATAA
- a CDS encoding nitrous oxide reductase accessory protein NosL yields the protein MKYRTILLMAILVILLSACSSSATEPTEIKQNRDSCDNCNMGIAELESAAQLILKSGEPVLFDDIGCMTQYIQTENPEYDAAFVHDYLSREWISFETSSFIQNGHIESPMSYGIAAFESLEKAEEFQKKTEVQRIRKMRF from the coding sequence ATGAAATATAGAACTATTCTCCTAATGGCGATTCTGGTGATATTGTTAAGTGCCTGCTCATCATCAGCGACGGAACCGACAGAAATTAAACAGAATCGTGATAGCTGCGATAACTGCAATATGGGTATTGCAGAGCTGGAGTCAGCAGCACAGCTCATTTTGAAAAGCGGGGAGCCTGTTTTGTTCGATGACATTGGCTGCATGACTCAATATATACAGACTGAGAATCCTGAATATGATGCTGCCTTTGTGCATGATTATCTCAGCAGGGAATGGATATCGTTTGAAACAAGCTCTTTTATACAGAACGGCCATATAGAAAGTCCCATGAGCTATGGAATTGCAGCCTTTGAATCATTAGAAAAAGCCGAGGAATTTCAGAAAAAAACGGAGGTACAGCGTATTCGAAAGATGAGATTCTAA
- the trhA gene encoding PAQR family membrane homeostasis protein TrhA, producing the protein MNSYIREPINGLTHLAGAILSFAGLLAMVIKASLTTSSPLAITAVAIFGISLMLLYSASATYHMVIAKDKVIAFLRKLDHSMIYVLIAGSYTPFCLITLNGVTGWVLFSIVSAVALSGILFKMIWFRSPRWLSTAFYIAMGWIIVFAFSPLSESLSSNGVMLLLLGGILYTIGGVIYAIKPKFLEFKHLGFHEIFHIFIMMGSMAHFLCVFMYVI; encoded by the coding sequence ATGAATTCATACATCCGGGAGCCCATAAATGGACTGACCCATTTAGCAGGAGCCATTTTATCCTTTGCCGGATTGCTTGCCATGGTTATCAAAGCCTCACTGACGACATCTTCACCGCTTGCCATTACTGCTGTTGCTATTTTTGGAATCAGTTTGATGCTGCTCTATTCAGCTTCAGCTACCTATCATATGGTGATAGCTAAAGATAAAGTCATTGCCTTTTTAAGAAAGCTTGATCATTCCATGATTTATGTATTGATTGCAGGTTCCTATACACCTTTTTGCCTTATTACTTTAAATGGTGTGACCGGCTGGGTTCTGTTTTCCATTGTTTCTGCTGTTGCTTTATCGGGGATTCTGTTTAAAATGATCTGGTTCAGATCTCCCCGCTGGCTATCAACAGCCTTTTACATTGCAATGGGATGGATTATTGTTTTTGCCTTTTCGCCGCTTTCTGAGTCTTTAAGCAGTAATGGTGTAATGCTTCTTTTGCTGGGAGGCATCCTATACACGATAGGCGGAGTGATTTATGCGATTAAACCAAAGTTCCTGGAGTTCAAACATTTGGGTTTTCATGAGATTTTTCATATTTTCATTATGATGGGAAGCATGGCACACTTTCTTTGTGTGTTCATGTATGTGATCTGA
- a CDS encoding undecaprenyl-diphosphate phosphatase: MDFIMILKAIILGFVEGMTEFAPVSSTGHMIIVDDMWLNTKEFLSKYEANTFKVVIQLGSILAVVIIFKERFMEMLGLGGRSKNSEEKQSRLKLSQVIVGLIPAGILGVLFEDYIDEHLFSTETVLIGLVIGAFLMIFADIFGGKDPKTVSVDQITYKQALSIGLIQCFSLWPGFSRSGSTISGGVLLGLSHRAAADFTFIMAVPIMAGASFLSLIKNLEYFSVDALPFFIAGFISAFVFALISIRFFLKMINKVKLIPFAIYRIVLAGVIYFIFF, encoded by the coding sequence ATGGATTTTATTATGATTTTAAAAGCGATTATTTTGGGATTTGTTGAAGGAATGACGGAGTTTGCTCCAGTGTCATCTACTGGACATATGATTATTGTGGATGATATGTGGCTCAATACAAAAGAGTTTTTGTCAAAATATGAAGCTAATACTTTTAAAGTTGTCATTCAGCTCGGTTCCATTTTAGCGGTTGTAATTATTTTTAAGGAACGGTTCATGGAAATGCTCGGTCTTGGGGGAAGGAGCAAAAACTCTGAAGAAAAACAGAGCCGTCTGAAATTGTCTCAAGTGATTGTCGGATTAATTCCTGCCGGGATTCTTGGCGTTTTATTTGAGGATTATATTGATGAACACCTGTTTTCAACTGAGACAGTACTGATTGGCTTGGTAATTGGTGCATTTCTGATGATTTTTGCTGATATTTTTGGAGGCAAAGACCCGAAAACAGTTTCAGTTGATCAAATCACCTATAAACAGGCTCTATCTATTGGATTGATTCAGTGCTTCTCACTTTGGCCCGGGTTCTCACGTTCAGGTTCAACCATTTCAGGCGGCGTGCTGCTCGGCCTGTCACACCGTGCTGCAGCTGATTTTACTTTTATCATGGCTGTGCCCATCATGGCTGGCGCGAGCTTTCTATCCTTAATAAAAAATCTTGAGTACTTTTCAGTCGATGCGCTTCCTTTCTTTATTGCAGGCTTCATCAGTGCATTTGTTTTTGCCTTGATTTCAATCCGCTTCTTTTTGAAAATGATCAATAAAGTTAAACTTATTCCTTTTGCCATTTACAGAATTGTACTTGCAGGGGTTATATATTTCATATTCTTTTAA
- a CDS encoding DUF1836 domain-containing protein encodes MEMGKLIADNQIQLEDIPQIDLYMDQVIQLFENTFGSTTRNEEEKVLTKTMINNYAKGKLFFPVKNKKYSKEHLILIAFIYQLKGALSINDIKSLLNGVNTRTAEGKMDLDHFYQLYLDLTKLNVDAFVNDLENQASRAAEEAKELNEDQPAELEKVLLATSLVHMSNLYRKAAERIVDDVKNEAD; translated from the coding sequence ATGGAAATGGGAAAACTCATTGCGGATAATCAAATTCAATTGGAAGATATCCCGCAGATAGATTTATATATGGATCAGGTAATCCAGCTATTTGAAAATACTTTTGGCAGCACGACGAGAAACGAAGAGGAAAAAGTGCTAACTAAGACAATGATAAATAACTATGCAAAAGGGAAATTGTTTTTTCCTGTCAAAAATAAAAAATATTCAAAGGAGCATCTTATTTTAATTGCTTTCATTTATCAGCTTAAAGGGGCTCTATCCATAAACGATATTAAAAGCCTATTAAATGGCGTCAACACCCGAACTGCAGAAGGAAAGATGGATCTGGACCATTTTTATCAGCTATATCTCGATTTAACTAAACTTAATGTTGATGCATTTGTGAACGATCTGGAAAATCAGGCATCCAGGGCAGCAGAGGAAGCAAAAGAGCTTAATGAAGATCAGCCAGCTGAGCTTGAAAAAGTCCTGCTGGCAACATCACTGGTTCACATGAGCAACTTATACAGAAAAGCAGCTGAACGCATTGTAGACGATGTAAAAAATGAAGCGGATTAA
- a CDS encoding cell wall hydrolase, with the protein MAVVKAREQDIDLLARLLRAEAEGEGQQGMLMVGNVGINRVRGNCSDFIGIRTIPEMIYQPHAFEAVQKGYFYQRPREVERRLARRAVRGERIWPAKFALWYFRPPGDCPATWYNQPLVGRFKLHCFYEPTAEECENIYNTF; encoded by the coding sequence ATGGCAGTTGTGAAGGCACGTGAACAAGATATAGATTTGCTGGCCCGCCTCCTTCGGGCTGAAGCAGAAGGGGAAGGCCAGCAGGGCATGTTAATGGTGGGTAATGTGGGAATTAACAGAGTCAGGGGCAATTGTTCGGATTTCATTGGAATTCGTACTATACCTGAAATGATTTATCAGCCGCATGCTTTTGAAGCTGTCCAGAAAGGCTATTTTTATCAGAGGCCAAGAGAAGTGGAAAGAAGACTCGCACGGAGGGCAGTAAGAGGGGAACGGATTTGGCCCGCCAAATTTGCTCTATGGTATTTCAGGCCACCTGGGGATTGTCCAGCTACATGGTATAATCAGCCTTTAGTAGGAAGATTCAAGCTTCATTGCTTTTATGAGCCAACAGCGGAAGAATGCGAGAACATTTACAATACTTTTTAA
- a CDS encoding right-handed parallel beta-helix repeat-containing protein, which yields MYKKIGWFLLFLSLILAGKASAQEMTAASSKELKAALSDPQVSVIKLQSGIYEGNILIERKVHIIGDKGTRILGTEKGHVLTIAADDVIVENLEVEGSGSQNAGIYVKGDRAYLHHIALRNVFHGIYARNSYGHRFENNLITSFHGRNRHSGFGIYLVEAPNTAVKENYFYHTQDGVYVSYSDFCEVTGNIMFKARYGVHTMDSRNILIADNQVTESINGLMIMQSYEVFILENYFFKNTEIDGAGIFIYDTFDSKISSNIVKGNFRGIILEHAKRNRLEFNNVLRNDTGLEIGKNSNDNTIYLNNFSGNTRQVISEKDNRNLFSKNNYGNYFDDHHLLNLDNDHKVDFAYKSGDVFYQMADDEPLLQVFYQSPSVELWNMIEQYTPIPSQAFIIDESPLAEPVPVKQKNSFQKKIISIIAVNFL from the coding sequence GTGTATAAAAAAATCGGATGGTTCCTATTATTTTTAAGTTTGATCCTTGCCGGAAAAGCTTCCGCTCAGGAAATGACAGCAGCTTCATCAAAAGAGCTGAAAGCGGCCTTGTCAGACCCACAGGTATCAGTCATAAAATTACAATCCGGAATATATGAAGGAAACATACTTATAGAGAGAAAGGTTCACATAATTGGGGATAAAGGAACAAGAATATTGGGAACAGAAAAAGGCCATGTGCTGACGATTGCAGCAGATGATGTCATTGTGGAAAATCTGGAAGTGGAGGGAAGCGGATCACAGAATGCTGGAATATATGTGAAAGGAGACCGTGCCTATCTCCATCATATTGCCCTAAGAAATGTATTTCACGGCATCTATGCAAGGAATTCCTATGGACATAGGTTTGAAAATAACCTCATTACCAGCTTCCATGGCAGGAATCGGCACAGCGGCTTTGGCATTTATTTAGTTGAAGCACCCAATACTGCAGTAAAGGAGAATTACTTCTATCACACACAGGATGGTGTTTATGTGTCCTATTCAGATTTTTGTGAAGTCACAGGGAACATCATGTTTAAAGCACGGTATGGCGTTCACACCATGGATTCGCGAAATATATTAATAGCTGACAATCAGGTAACCGAAAGTATCAACGGCCTTATGATCATGCAAAGCTATGAAGTTTTTATACTTGAAAACTACTTCTTTAAAAATACAGAGATTGACGGAGCAGGAATTTTTATTTATGACACATTCGATTCCAAAATATCCTCCAATATTGTAAAAGGCAATTTCAGAGGGATTATTCTTGAACATGCAAAAAGAAACAGACTTGAATTTAACAATGTTCTGAGAAATGATACCGGACTTGAAATTGGGAAGAATTCAAATGATAATACCATTTATTTAAATAATTTTTCAGGGAATACAAGACAAGTCATCTCGGAAAAAGATAACAGGAATCTATTCAGTAAAAACAATTATGGAAACTATTTTGATGATCATCATTTATTAAATTTGGATAATGACCATAAAGTGGACTTTGCCTATAAAAGCGGAGATGTATTTTATCAGATGGCAGATGATGAGCCTTTATTGCAGGTCTTTTATCAAAGTCCATCCGTAGAGCTATGGAATATGATTGAACAATACACCCCAATTCCATCACAAGCATTTATCATAGATGAATCGCCGCTTGCTGAACCTGTGCCTGTGAAACAGAAAAATTCATTTCAGAAAAAAATCATATCAATCATAGCCGTGAATTTCCTATAA
- a CDS encoding FMN-dependent NADH-azoreductase has translation MAQVLYITAHPHDDKVSYSMAAGKAFIDSYKEANPNDEVVHIDLYKENIPQIDVDVFSGWGKLQSGKGFEELSEDEKAKVGRLSELSEQFVAADKYVFVTPLWNFSFPPVMKAYLDSVAVAGKAFKYTAEGPIGLLSDKKAIHIQARGGIYSEGPAAEMEMGHRYLTVLMQFFGVPSFEGLFVEGHNAMPDKAEEIKADAIARAKDKAKTF, from the coding sequence ATGGCTCAAGTTTTGTATATTACAGCACACCCTCATGACGATAAGGTGTCATATAGTATGGCAGCAGGAAAGGCTTTTATTGATTCCTACAAGGAAGCCAATCCAAATGATGAAGTAGTTCATATTGATTTATACAAGGAAAATATCCCGCAAATTGATGTGGATGTATTCAGCGGATGGGGTAAACTTCAGTCCGGCAAAGGTTTTGAGGAACTATCAGAAGATGAAAAGGCGAAAGTCGGCCGCTTATCTGAATTAAGCGAACAATTCGTTGCAGCCGATAAATATGTTTTCGTTACACCGCTTTGGAACTTCTCGTTCCCTCCAGTAATGAAAGCGTATCTTGATTCTGTAGCAGTAGCCGGCAAAGCTTTTAAGTATACGGCAGAAGGTCCAATTGGATTATTGTCTGATAAAAAAGCGATTCACATCCAGGCTCGCGGAGGCATTTATTCCGAAGGACCTGCAGCAGAGATGGAAATGGGTCACCGCTATTTGACAGTATTAATGCAATTCTTCGGTGTCCCTTCATTTGAAGGACTTTTTGTGGAAGGGCACAACGCAATGCCTGATAAAGCCGAAGAAATCAAAGCAGATGCTATTGCACGTGCAAAAGACAAAGCGAAAACATTCTAA
- a CDS encoding ABC transporter ATP-binding protein, which translates to MCGGNGAGKSTMIKMLTGVDSPTKGGVVFHSKQQKTFAYMPDQLIFPSELTPYEILDYYRRFLNKNKESIKWVLQKTGLWSERNQKAGGFSKGMSQRLNLAQCLLAETDIYILDEPTDGLDPYWVIQLKKIIKELKEQNKTIIVSSHIMRDAIEIADKVIILFNGKLKFYGALKQVYKEYGCTSLEEIFLFIHKNEQLS; encoded by the coding sequence TTGTGCGGAGGGAATGGAGCCGGAAAAAGTACGATGATTAAAATGCTTACAGGCGTTGATAGTCCTACCAAAGGAGGTGTCGTATTCCATTCGAAACAGCAAAAAACATTTGCTTACATGCCTGACCAATTGATTTTCCCATCTGAACTTACACCTTACGAAATCCTTGATTATTACAGGCGATTTCTAAATAAAAACAAGGAATCCATCAAATGGGTATTACAAAAAACAGGCCTGTGGAGCGAACGGAACCAAAAAGCTGGAGGATTCTCAAAAGGGATGTCCCAGCGGCTTAATCTTGCTCAGTGTCTGCTTGCGGAAACGGACATTTATATCCTCGATGAACCGACAGACGGATTGGACCCCTATTGGGTAATTCAGCTAAAAAAAATAATAAAGGAACTGAAAGAGCAGAATAAAACAATCATTGTCAGCAGTCATATTATGAGAGACGCCATTGAGATCGCAGACAAGGTAATCATTTTATTTAATGGGAAGTTAAAATTCTATGGAGCACTTAAACAGGTGTATAAAGAATACGGATGCACCTCATTGGAGGAAATATTCCTTTTCATTCACAAGAATGAACAGCTATCATGA
- a CDS encoding CNNM domain-containing protein translates to MFIAIMFFMFMSFFLSGSETALTAVNKMKLKSRADNNDKKSQRILEVVSKPDEMITSILIGNNIANIMLPTLVTIIALDYGFNVGVATGILTVALILFAEVLPKSVAASFADKIAYLVFPVIRVLMIILKPVTFLISKFTRGIIKFLSKNQADSVSVSKEELITMVDIATSEGTFHEEETQRIKGVIDFYNLDVSDALKTPRMEIEGIPYDATIEEAKDIVMNNRFTRYPVYKDNMDNIVGVFHSKILLAWSSQPEKTLKDFTDLEPLFVYEFHSIDKVFKMMMKERKHLAIVLDEYGGTKGIISHEDILEAMLGQEIEDETDEGSEILIDELTENHIIVHAKLSIRRINEAFKTKIPEDEDILAGFLLKEIGHFPAEGETLDYHHLHFEIKSIEDNRLKLVEIQKKTP, encoded by the coding sequence TTGTTTATTGCTATTATGTTTTTTATGTTTATGTCTTTTTTCCTGTCAGGAAGTGAAACGGCACTGACTGCCGTTAACAAAATGAAATTAAAATCCAGAGCTGATAACAACGATAAGAAATCGCAAAGAATATTAGAGGTTGTCTCGAAACCTGATGAGATGATTACTTCAATTTTAATCGGCAATAATATTGCAAATATCATGCTGCCTACACTGGTTACCATCATTGCGCTTGATTACGGATTTAACGTGGGTGTGGCAACAGGTATTTTGACTGTAGCACTTATCTTATTTGCAGAAGTTCTGCCAAAATCAGTTGCTGCAAGCTTTGCCGATAAAATTGCCTATCTAGTGTTTCCTGTAATTCGAGTCCTCATGATTATCTTAAAGCCGGTCACTTTTTTAATATCCAAATTCACTAGAGGCATCATTAAATTCCTTTCTAAAAATCAGGCAGATTCTGTTTCTGTATCAAAAGAAGAGCTCATTACCATGGTTGATATCGCTACAAGCGAAGGGACCTTCCATGAAGAAGAAACACAACGAATTAAAGGGGTCATTGATTTTTATAACTTAGATGTCAGCGACGCACTGAAAACCCCTCGAATGGAAATTGAAGGAATTCCTTATGACGCGACAATAGAAGAGGCAAAGGATATTGTAATGAATAACCGTTTTACAAGGTATCCAGTATATAAAGACAATATGGATAATATTGTCGGAGTATTTCATTCAAAAATATTGCTCGCCTGGTCCAGTCAGCCTGAAAAAACATTGAAAGATTTTACTGACCTGGAGCCCTTGTTTGTATATGAATTTCATAGCATAGACAAGGTCTTCAAAATGATGATGAAAGAAAGGAAGCACCTCGCAATCGTTCTTGATGAATATGGCGGAACAAAAGGGATCATCTCACATGAAGATATTCTTGAAGCCATGCTGGGGCAGGAAATAGAGGATGAAACGGATGAAGGCAGCGAAATCCTTATTGATGAATTAACTGAAAACCATATTATTGTACACGCAAAACTCTCAATCCGCAGAATTAATGAAGCTTTTAAAACAAAAATCCCTGAAGATGAGGATATCCTTGCCGGATTCTTATTGAAAGAAATAGGTCATTTTCCTGCAGAAGGGGAAACGCTGGATTATCATCACCTGCATTTTGAAATAAAATCAATTGAAGACAACAGGCTTAAACTGGTGGAAATCCAGAAAAAGACGCCCTGA
- a CDS encoding YdcF family protein, whose translation MKISEFSPSHLSENDISRLLYYGIEDNLQKGDLIFVPGSSKAAEYRLPEAIRLYQKGRANKLLFSGGVKWSGHELTEAEMLMKKAIGFGIPPKDLFIENISLHTKENVLASMLVMDRMCGLENISNIIIVTAPFHMRRLHMTLLTYMPKWIHYSLVCSDDGATGKEQWMQDPYGRKRAFDEARKIIDYVKKGILMDLEI comes from the coding sequence GTGAAAATCTCAGAATTCAGCCCCAGTCATTTAAGTGAAAATGATATATCCAGGCTTCTGTACTATGGCATTGAGGATAATCTTCAAAAAGGGGATTTGATCTTTGTGCCAGGAAGCAGCAAGGCAGCAGAATATCGTCTTCCTGAAGCCATCAGACTTTATCAAAAAGGCAGGGCAAATAAATTACTTTTCTCCGGCGGTGTAAAGTGGTCTGGACATGAATTGACTGAAGCAGAAATGCTAATGAAAAAAGCAATAGGTTTCGGAATTCCTCCAAAAGACCTTTTCATTGAAAATATCTCTCTTCATACAAAAGAAAATGTACTTGCCTCGATGCTGGTTATGGATCGGATGTGCGGGCTGGAGAATATCTCCAATATTATCATTGTGACTGCTCCTTTTCATATGAGAAGGCTGCACATGACATTGTTGACGTATATGCCGAAGTGGATTCACTATTCTCTTGTATGTTCTGATGATGGTGCAACAGGGAAGGAACAATGGATGCAGGATCCTTATGGGAGAAAAAGAGCATTTGATGAAGCCCGGAAAATAATTGACTACGTGAAAAAGGGCATTCTAATGGATTTGGAAATCTAA